A genomic window from candidate division WOR-3 bacterium includes:
- a CDS encoding S24 family peptidase, whose amino-acid sequence MERVKVIYTGFPSPARDYEEKPLDLNKFIVSNPFSTFFMRVEEDFEREGIKKGDIIVVDASIEKFENRLIVAEFKGDFVIGRIIKEKGKKFFISKSIKEEIGENIEFEVFGVITFLIRRL is encoded by the coding sequence ATGGAAAGAGTAAAAGTTATTTATACTGGTTTTCCTTCACCTGCAAGGGATTATGAAGAAAAGCCTCTTGATTTAAATAAATTTATAGTTTCAAATCCCTTTTCCACTTTTTTTATGAGAGTAGAAGAAGATTTTGAAAGGGAGGGTATTAAAAAGGGTGATATAATTGTTGTGGATGCATCAATTGAAAAATTTGAAAATAGGTTAATTGTAGCAGAATTTAAAGGTGATTTTGTAATAGGAAGAATTATAAAAGAAAAAGGTAAAAAATTTTTTATTTCAAAAAGTATAAAAGAAGAAATAGGAGAAAATATTGAGTTTGAAGTTTTTGGTGTTATAACTTTTCTAATAAGGAGGCTTTAA
- a CDS encoding Y-family DNA polymerase — protein MAIGVIDCDNFYVSCERIFRPDLKKVPCIVLSNNDGCIIARSKEVKEMGIPMGAPYFKYKNLIEKNNIFLFSSNYTLYEEISNRVMGIIKSFTKKVEIYSIDEAFIDLEGIENKEEFVKNIKEKIEKWVKIPVSIGIGETKVLAKIALKFAKKDENKKIFNIINHPEKDELLKKIDVEDIWGIGPVSAKFLREKGIFNAYQFKNLNEEWIRKNLTLRGLKILKEIKEIKCFEIEGNLERKGISASRTFGEKIEKFEELKEAITYLISVAAERLRSENLLASKLHIFIMSSPFEKNFYFKNMGINLPAPTAYTPDLVKFSEKILKKIFKEGIKYKKAGIYFHGLIKDNKKIKSIFSDKFTFTDKKKNIISTVDKINKIFGRETIYLAGEFITKKWEMKQIYRSKRYTTRWEDIKGVKVL, from the coding sequence ATGGCTATAGGTGTTATTGATTGTGATAACTTTTATGTTTCCTGCGAAAGAATTTTTAGACCTGATCTTAAAAAAGTTCCCTGTATTGTTCTTTCAAATAACGATGGCTGCATAATAGCAAGGTCAAAGGAAGTTAAAGAAATGGGTATTCCAATGGGGGCTCCTTATTTTAAATATAAGAATTTAATTGAAAAAAATAATATCTTTTTATTCTCATCAAACTACACTTTATATGAAGAAATTTCAAATAGAGTAATGGGAATAATAAAAAGTTTTACAAAAAAAGTAGAAATATATTCTATTGATGAAGCCTTTATTGATCTTGAAGGAATTGAAAATAAAGAAGAGTTTGTAAAAAATATTAAAGAAAAAATTGAAAAATGGGTAAAGATTCCTGTTTCCATAGGAATAGGTGAAACAAAGGTTCTTGCAAAAATTGCTCTAAAATTTGCCAAAAAAGATGAAAATAAAAAAATTTTTAATATAATAAATCATCCTGAAAAAGATGAATTATTAAAGAAAATAGATGTGGAAGATATATGGGGAATAGGGCCTGTATCAGCAAAATTTTTAAGAGAAAAAGGAATTTTTAATGCCTATCAATTTAAAAATTTGAATGAGGAATGGATAAGAAAAAACCTCACTCTTAGAGGATTAAAAATACTTAAGGAAATTAAAGAAATAAAGTGTTTTGAAATAGAAGGAAATTTAGAAAGAAAGGGTATAAGTGCATCAAGAACTTTTGGAGAAAAAATAGAAAAATTTGAAGAACTAAAAGAGGCAATTACATATCTTATATCAGTTGCAGCAGAAAGATTAAGAAGCGAAAACCTTCTTGCCTCTAAACTTCATATCTTTATAATGAGCTCCCCCTTTGAAAAAAATTTTTATTTTAAAAATATGGGAATAAATTTACCTGCACCAACAGCTTATACACCAGACCTTGTTAAATTCAGTGAAAAAATTCTAAAAAAAATTTTCAAAGAAGGGATAAAATATAAAAAAGCGGGTATTTATTTTCACGGACTTATAAAAGACAATAAGAAAATCAAAAGTATATTTTCTGATAAATTTACTTTTACTGATAAAAAGAAAAATATAATTTCAACTGTAGATAAAATAAATAAAATATTCGGAAGAGAAACCATTTATCTTGCTGGTGAATTTATAACAAAAAAATGGGAGATGAAACAAATTTATAGATCAAAAAGATATACCACAAGATGGGAAGATATAAAAGGGGTAAAAGTTTTATAA